One segment of Anguilla anguilla isolate fAngAng1 chromosome 1, fAngAng1.pri, whole genome shotgun sequence DNA contains the following:
- the LOC118235581 gene encoding myelin-associated glycoprotein-like isoform X2 — translation MRTQALWFYAIYSYVLNVHAASWTAEIPQTISALQGSCVVVPCKFNYPDREIKPTDLTGIWHTTNQDIYIYHPDSSKVMEEFRGRTNLIGDIARKDCSLRINHLKKKENGPFIFRIEIRDFDKYSYKDKSVSIDVQDSPASPRLTVSREVKAGDAVTASCSVSHSCPMELPHLIWSRSGTTTNQSEELPNGQWKETSNLTFTATNSDHNQHLICTAKYQQVTSVQSSKILNVTYAPVRVEVEPESTVVKEGDAVEVQCSSDSNPPAHGYQWYNTTGTLLSEERIYKLHNVSRHTKALYCAAINTEGHKNSTPAKISVEYPPSLGAESGCVAEITGVNCRCLVESRPASRVQWKLADGKTENSSSVHSTDGQDSATVHTLHFHLGFTDVVSCYASNRHGHETRVLETNQRGVLMAIYLSGAAASAFVLILVILLLWKCSRRKKRVEVKINPVYSTADLDDQHVGTQENIAPAKSRRGRGPVEDPSATGDDNIYVNSETPYFEEEEEEEEEEDDYENCFKEDIYANM, via the exons ATGAGAACACaggctttatggttttatgccATCTACTCATATG tgctaAATGTGCACGCGGCTTCATGGACTGCAGAAATACCACAAACAATCTCAGCACTGCAGGGGTCTTGTGTCGTGGTTCCCTGCAAGTTCAATTACCCAGACCGTGAAATAAAGCCTACAGACCTGACAGGAATATGGCACACGACAAATCAAGACATATACATTTATCACCCGGACTCCTCCAAAGTGATGGAAGAATTCAGGGGCCGGACAAATCTGATTGGGGATATTGCAAGAAAAGACTGTTCACTGAGAATTaatcacctgaaaaaaaaggaaaatggcccatttatttttaggataGAGATTCGTGACTTTGATAAGTACTCTTACAAAGATAAATCGGTCTCCATTGATGTCCAAG ACTCTCCAGCCTCCCCACGGCTGACCGTGAGCAGGGAGGTCAAAGCAGGTGACGCTGTGactgcttcctgctctgtgtctcactcCTGTCCCATGGAGCTGCCTCACCTGATCTGGAGCCGCAGTGGAACAaccaccaaccaatcagaggagctgcCCAACGGCCAATGGAAAGAGACGTCAAACTTAACTTTCACTGCCACAAACTCTGACCACAACCAGCATCTGATTTGCACAGCAAAGTATCAGCAGGTCACATCTGTGCAATCTTCTAAAATATTGAATGTGACAT ATGCCCCAGTCCGTGTGGAGGTCGAGCCTGAGTCCACAGTGGTGAAGGAGGGAGATGCTGTGGAGGTGCAGTGTTCCAGTGACAGTAACCCTCCTGCACACGGCTACCAGTGGTACAACACCACTGGCACTCTGCTGTCAGAGGAACGAATCTACAAACTGCACAACGTGTCCAGACACACTAAAGCTCTCTACTGTGCAGCCATCAACACAGAGGGGCACAAGAACTCCACTCCGGCCAAGATCAGCGTGGAGT ACCCCCCAAGCCTTGGAGCAGAATCAGGCTGTGTTGCAGAAATCACAGGGGTGAACTGCCGGTGCCTGGTGGAGTCCAGGCCCGCTAGCAGAGTCCAGTGGAAACTTGCAGAtggcaaaactgaaaacagcagcagcgtCCACAGCACAGATGGACAGGACTCCGCCACtgttcacacactgcatttccacCTGGGCTTTACTGATGTGGTGTCCTGCTACGCCAGCAACAGACATGGGCACGAAACACGGGTCCTGGAAACCAACCAAAGAG GAGTACTGATGGCCATCTACTTATCAGGCGCGGCTGCTTCTGCCTTTGTGCTCatattggttattttattgctgtggaAATGTTCAAGACGAAAAAAACG TGTGGAAGTAAAGATAAACCCTGTCTACTCAACTGCAGACCT cgaTGACCAGCATGTgggaacacaggaaaacatagCGCCAGCCAAATCCCG CAGGGGAAGGGGGCCTGTTGAAGATCCGTCCGCTACCGGGGATGATAACATTTATGTTAACAGTGAG
- the LOC118235581 gene encoding myelin-associated glycoprotein-like isoform X9: MRTQALWFYAIYSYVLNVHAASWTAEIPQTISALQGSCVVVPCKFNYPDREIKPTDLTGIWHTTNQDIYIYHPDSSKVMEEFRGRTNLIGDIARKDCSLRINHLKKKENGPFIFRIEIRDFDKYSYKDKSVSIDVQDSPASPRLTVSREVKAGDAVTASCSVSHSCPMELPHLIWSRSGTTTNQSEELPNGQWKETSNLTFTATNSDHNQHLICTAKYQQVTSVQSSKILNVTYAPVRVEVEPESTVVKEGDAVEVQCSSDSNPPAHGYQWYNTTGTLLSEERIYKLHNVSRHTKALYCAAINTEGHKNSTPAKISVEYPPSLGAESGCVAEITGVNCRCLVESRPASRVQWKLADGKTENSSSVHSTDGQDSATVHTLHFHLGFTDVVSCYASNRHGHETRVLETNQRGVLMAIYLSGAAASAFVLILVILLLWKCSRRKKRLSPETGLAVVWMNLVRNANRSAQMMSHHRPTYLHLCFSIRNR; the protein is encoded by the exons ATGAGAACACaggctttatggttttatgccATCTACTCATATG tgctaAATGTGCACGCGGCTTCATGGACTGCAGAAATACCACAAACAATCTCAGCACTGCAGGGGTCTTGTGTCGTGGTTCCCTGCAAGTTCAATTACCCAGACCGTGAAATAAAGCCTACAGACCTGACAGGAATATGGCACACGACAAATCAAGACATATACATTTATCACCCGGACTCCTCCAAAGTGATGGAAGAATTCAGGGGCCGGACAAATCTGATTGGGGATATTGCAAGAAAAGACTGTTCACTGAGAATTaatcacctgaaaaaaaaggaaaatggcccatttatttttaggataGAGATTCGTGACTTTGATAAGTACTCTTACAAAGATAAATCGGTCTCCATTGATGTCCAAG ACTCTCCAGCCTCCCCACGGCTGACCGTGAGCAGGGAGGTCAAAGCAGGTGACGCTGTGactgcttcctgctctgtgtctcactcCTGTCCCATGGAGCTGCCTCACCTGATCTGGAGCCGCAGTGGAACAaccaccaaccaatcagaggagctgcCCAACGGCCAATGGAAAGAGACGTCAAACTTAACTTTCACTGCCACAAACTCTGACCACAACCAGCATCTGATTTGCACAGCAAAGTATCAGCAGGTCACATCTGTGCAATCTTCTAAAATATTGAATGTGACAT ATGCCCCAGTCCGTGTGGAGGTCGAGCCTGAGTCCACAGTGGTGAAGGAGGGAGATGCTGTGGAGGTGCAGTGTTCCAGTGACAGTAACCCTCCTGCACACGGCTACCAGTGGTACAACACCACTGGCACTCTGCTGTCAGAGGAACGAATCTACAAACTGCACAACGTGTCCAGACACACTAAAGCTCTCTACTGTGCAGCCATCAACACAGAGGGGCACAAGAACTCCACTCCGGCCAAGATCAGCGTGGAGT ACCCCCCAAGCCTTGGAGCAGAATCAGGCTGTGTTGCAGAAATCACAGGGGTGAACTGCCGGTGCCTGGTGGAGTCCAGGCCCGCTAGCAGAGTCCAGTGGAAACTTGCAGAtggcaaaactgaaaacagcagcagcgtCCACAGCACAGATGGACAGGACTCCGCCACtgttcacacactgcatttccacCTGGGCTTTACTGATGTGGTGTCCTGCTACGCCAGCAACAGACATGGGCACGAAACACGGGTCCTGGAAACCAACCAAAGAG GAGTACTGATGGCCATCTACTTATCAGGCGCGGCTGCTTCTGCCTTTGTGCTCatattggttattttattgctgtggaAATGTTCAAGACGAAAAAAACG aTTATCCCCTGAAACTGGGCTGGCTGTTGTTTGGATGAATTTGGTACGAAATGCAAACCGAAGTGCTCAGATGATGTCACATCATAGGCCCACCTACCTACACTTATGTTTTAGCATAAGAAATCGCTAA
- the LOC118235581 gene encoding myelin-associated glycoprotein-like isoform X3 — protein MRTQALWFYAIYSYVLNVHAASWTAEIPQTISALQGSCVVVPCKFNYPDREIKPTDLTGIWHTTNQDIYIYHPDSSKVMEEFRGRTNLIGDIARKDCSLRINHLKKKENGPFIFRIEIRDFDKYSYKDKSVSIDVQDSPASPRLTVSREVKAGDAVTASCSVSHSCPMELPHLIWSRSGTTTNQSEELPNGQWKETSNLTFTATNSDHNQHLICTAKYQQVTSVQSSKILNVTYAPVRVEVEPESTVVKEGDAVEVQCSSDSNPPAHGYQWYNTTGTLLSEERIYKLHNVSRHTKALYCAAINTEGHKNSTPAKISVEYPPSLGAESGCVAEITGVNCRCLVESRPASRVQWKLADGKTENSSSVHSTDGQDSATVHTLHFHLGFTDVVSCYASNRHGHETRVLETNQRGVLMAIYLSGAAASAFVLILVILLLWKCSRRKKRDDQHVGTQENIAPAKSRSRGRGPVEDPSATGDDNIYVNSETPYFEEEEEEEEEEDDYENCFKEDIYANM, from the exons ATGAGAACACaggctttatggttttatgccATCTACTCATATG tgctaAATGTGCACGCGGCTTCATGGACTGCAGAAATACCACAAACAATCTCAGCACTGCAGGGGTCTTGTGTCGTGGTTCCCTGCAAGTTCAATTACCCAGACCGTGAAATAAAGCCTACAGACCTGACAGGAATATGGCACACGACAAATCAAGACATATACATTTATCACCCGGACTCCTCCAAAGTGATGGAAGAATTCAGGGGCCGGACAAATCTGATTGGGGATATTGCAAGAAAAGACTGTTCACTGAGAATTaatcacctgaaaaaaaaggaaaatggcccatttatttttaggataGAGATTCGTGACTTTGATAAGTACTCTTACAAAGATAAATCGGTCTCCATTGATGTCCAAG ACTCTCCAGCCTCCCCACGGCTGACCGTGAGCAGGGAGGTCAAAGCAGGTGACGCTGTGactgcttcctgctctgtgtctcactcCTGTCCCATGGAGCTGCCTCACCTGATCTGGAGCCGCAGTGGAACAaccaccaaccaatcagaggagctgcCCAACGGCCAATGGAAAGAGACGTCAAACTTAACTTTCACTGCCACAAACTCTGACCACAACCAGCATCTGATTTGCACAGCAAAGTATCAGCAGGTCACATCTGTGCAATCTTCTAAAATATTGAATGTGACAT ATGCCCCAGTCCGTGTGGAGGTCGAGCCTGAGTCCACAGTGGTGAAGGAGGGAGATGCTGTGGAGGTGCAGTGTTCCAGTGACAGTAACCCTCCTGCACACGGCTACCAGTGGTACAACACCACTGGCACTCTGCTGTCAGAGGAACGAATCTACAAACTGCACAACGTGTCCAGACACACTAAAGCTCTCTACTGTGCAGCCATCAACACAGAGGGGCACAAGAACTCCACTCCGGCCAAGATCAGCGTGGAGT ACCCCCCAAGCCTTGGAGCAGAATCAGGCTGTGTTGCAGAAATCACAGGGGTGAACTGCCGGTGCCTGGTGGAGTCCAGGCCCGCTAGCAGAGTCCAGTGGAAACTTGCAGAtggcaaaactgaaaacagcagcagcgtCCACAGCACAGATGGACAGGACTCCGCCACtgttcacacactgcatttccacCTGGGCTTTACTGATGTGGTGTCCTGCTACGCCAGCAACAGACATGGGCACGAAACACGGGTCCTGGAAACCAACCAAAGAG GAGTACTGATGGCCATCTACTTATCAGGCGCGGCTGCTTCTGCCTTTGTGCTCatattggttattttattgctgtggaAATGTTCAAGACGAAAAAAACG cgaTGACCAGCATGTgggaacacaggaaaacatagCGCCAGCCAAATCCCG CAGCAGGGGAAGGGGGCCTGTTGAAGATCCGTCCGCTACCGGGGATGATAACATTTATGTTAACAGTGAG
- the LOC118235581 gene encoding Schwann cell myelin protein-like isoform X1 — MRTQALWFYAIYSYVLNVHAASWTAEIPQTISALQGSCVVVPCKFNYPDREIKPTDLTGIWHTTNQDIYIYHPDSSKVMEEFRGRTNLIGDIARKDCSLRINHLKKKENGPFIFRIEIRDFDKYSYKDKSVSIDVQDSPASPRLTVSREVKAGDAVTASCSVSHSCPMELPHLIWSRSGTTTNQSEELPNGQWKETSNLTFTATNSDHNQHLICTAKYQQVTSVQSSKILNVTYAPVRVEVEPESTVVKEGDAVEVQCSSDSNPPAHGYQWYNTTGTLLSEERIYKLHNVSRHTKALYCAAINTEGHKNSTPAKISVEYPPSLGAESGCVAEITGVNCRCLVESRPASRVQWKLADGKTENSSSVHSTDGQDSATVHTLHFHLGFTDVVSCYASNRHGHETRVLETNQRGVLMAIYLSGAAASAFVLILVILLLWKCSRRKKRVEVKINPVYSTADLDDQHVGTQENIAPAKSRSRGRGPVEDPSATGDDNIYVNSETPYFEEEEEEEEEEDDYENCFKEDIYANM, encoded by the exons ATGAGAACACaggctttatggttttatgccATCTACTCATATG tgctaAATGTGCACGCGGCTTCATGGACTGCAGAAATACCACAAACAATCTCAGCACTGCAGGGGTCTTGTGTCGTGGTTCCCTGCAAGTTCAATTACCCAGACCGTGAAATAAAGCCTACAGACCTGACAGGAATATGGCACACGACAAATCAAGACATATACATTTATCACCCGGACTCCTCCAAAGTGATGGAAGAATTCAGGGGCCGGACAAATCTGATTGGGGATATTGCAAGAAAAGACTGTTCACTGAGAATTaatcacctgaaaaaaaaggaaaatggcccatttatttttaggataGAGATTCGTGACTTTGATAAGTACTCTTACAAAGATAAATCGGTCTCCATTGATGTCCAAG ACTCTCCAGCCTCCCCACGGCTGACCGTGAGCAGGGAGGTCAAAGCAGGTGACGCTGTGactgcttcctgctctgtgtctcactcCTGTCCCATGGAGCTGCCTCACCTGATCTGGAGCCGCAGTGGAACAaccaccaaccaatcagaggagctgcCCAACGGCCAATGGAAAGAGACGTCAAACTTAACTTTCACTGCCACAAACTCTGACCACAACCAGCATCTGATTTGCACAGCAAAGTATCAGCAGGTCACATCTGTGCAATCTTCTAAAATATTGAATGTGACAT ATGCCCCAGTCCGTGTGGAGGTCGAGCCTGAGTCCACAGTGGTGAAGGAGGGAGATGCTGTGGAGGTGCAGTGTTCCAGTGACAGTAACCCTCCTGCACACGGCTACCAGTGGTACAACACCACTGGCACTCTGCTGTCAGAGGAACGAATCTACAAACTGCACAACGTGTCCAGACACACTAAAGCTCTCTACTGTGCAGCCATCAACACAGAGGGGCACAAGAACTCCACTCCGGCCAAGATCAGCGTGGAGT ACCCCCCAAGCCTTGGAGCAGAATCAGGCTGTGTTGCAGAAATCACAGGGGTGAACTGCCGGTGCCTGGTGGAGTCCAGGCCCGCTAGCAGAGTCCAGTGGAAACTTGCAGAtggcaaaactgaaaacagcagcagcgtCCACAGCACAGATGGACAGGACTCCGCCACtgttcacacactgcatttccacCTGGGCTTTACTGATGTGGTGTCCTGCTACGCCAGCAACAGACATGGGCACGAAACACGGGTCCTGGAAACCAACCAAAGAG GAGTACTGATGGCCATCTACTTATCAGGCGCGGCTGCTTCTGCCTTTGTGCTCatattggttattttattgctgtggaAATGTTCAAGACGAAAAAAACG TGTGGAAGTAAAGATAAACCCTGTCTACTCAACTGCAGACCT cgaTGACCAGCATGTgggaacacaggaaaacatagCGCCAGCCAAATCCCG CAGCAGGGGAAGGGGGCCTGTTGAAGATCCGTCCGCTACCGGGGATGATAACATTTATGTTAACAGTGAG
- the LOC118235581 gene encoding myelin-associated glycoprotein-like isoform X4, whose amino-acid sequence MRTQALWFYAIYSYVLNVHAASWTAEIPQTISALQGSCVVVPCKFNYPDREIKPTDLTGIWHTTNQDIYIYHPDSSKVMEEFRGRTNLIGDIARKDCSLRINHLKKKENGPFIFRIEIRDFDKYSYKDKSVSIDVQDSPASPRLTVSREVKAGDAVTASCSVSHSCPMELPHLIWSRSGTTTNQSEELPNGQWKETSNLTFTATNSDHNQHLICTAKYQQVTSVQSSKILNVTYAPVRVEVEPESTVVKEGDAVEVQCSSDSNPPAHGYQWYNTTGTLLSEERIYKLHNVSRHTKALYCAAINTEGHKNSTPAKISVEYPPSLGAESGCVAEITGVNCRCLVESRPASRVQWKLADGKTENSSSVHSTDGQDSATVHTLHFHLGFTDVVSCYASNRHGHETRVLETNQRGVLMAIYLSGAAASAFVLILVILLLWKCSRRKKRDDQHVGTQENIAPAKSRRGRGPVEDPSATGDDNIYVNSETPYFEEEEEEEEEEDDYENCFKEDIYANM is encoded by the exons ATGAGAACACaggctttatggttttatgccATCTACTCATATG tgctaAATGTGCACGCGGCTTCATGGACTGCAGAAATACCACAAACAATCTCAGCACTGCAGGGGTCTTGTGTCGTGGTTCCCTGCAAGTTCAATTACCCAGACCGTGAAATAAAGCCTACAGACCTGACAGGAATATGGCACACGACAAATCAAGACATATACATTTATCACCCGGACTCCTCCAAAGTGATGGAAGAATTCAGGGGCCGGACAAATCTGATTGGGGATATTGCAAGAAAAGACTGTTCACTGAGAATTaatcacctgaaaaaaaaggaaaatggcccatttatttttaggataGAGATTCGTGACTTTGATAAGTACTCTTACAAAGATAAATCGGTCTCCATTGATGTCCAAG ACTCTCCAGCCTCCCCACGGCTGACCGTGAGCAGGGAGGTCAAAGCAGGTGACGCTGTGactgcttcctgctctgtgtctcactcCTGTCCCATGGAGCTGCCTCACCTGATCTGGAGCCGCAGTGGAACAaccaccaaccaatcagaggagctgcCCAACGGCCAATGGAAAGAGACGTCAAACTTAACTTTCACTGCCACAAACTCTGACCACAACCAGCATCTGATTTGCACAGCAAAGTATCAGCAGGTCACATCTGTGCAATCTTCTAAAATATTGAATGTGACAT ATGCCCCAGTCCGTGTGGAGGTCGAGCCTGAGTCCACAGTGGTGAAGGAGGGAGATGCTGTGGAGGTGCAGTGTTCCAGTGACAGTAACCCTCCTGCACACGGCTACCAGTGGTACAACACCACTGGCACTCTGCTGTCAGAGGAACGAATCTACAAACTGCACAACGTGTCCAGACACACTAAAGCTCTCTACTGTGCAGCCATCAACACAGAGGGGCACAAGAACTCCACTCCGGCCAAGATCAGCGTGGAGT ACCCCCCAAGCCTTGGAGCAGAATCAGGCTGTGTTGCAGAAATCACAGGGGTGAACTGCCGGTGCCTGGTGGAGTCCAGGCCCGCTAGCAGAGTCCAGTGGAAACTTGCAGAtggcaaaactgaaaacagcagcagcgtCCACAGCACAGATGGACAGGACTCCGCCACtgttcacacactgcatttccacCTGGGCTTTACTGATGTGGTGTCCTGCTACGCCAGCAACAGACATGGGCACGAAACACGGGTCCTGGAAACCAACCAAAGAG GAGTACTGATGGCCATCTACTTATCAGGCGCGGCTGCTTCTGCCTTTGTGCTCatattggttattttattgctgtggaAATGTTCAAGACGAAAAAAACG cgaTGACCAGCATGTgggaacacaggaaaacatagCGCCAGCCAAATCCCG CAGGGGAAGGGGGCCTGTTGAAGATCCGTCCGCTACCGGGGATGATAACATTTATGTTAACAGTGAG